Proteins encoded by one window of Nicotiana tabacum cultivar K326 chromosome 10, ASM71507v2, whole genome shotgun sequence:
- the LOC107829311 gene encoding uncharacterized protein LOC107829311 → MDIAQAKTLLMQDPNFKIGFKFDHVWDMMKYFEKFSDVDFGRTKVRKHGSTYVSSESEARTPSSPLVSFPNLSSFSLKLNEDVAASRQKEYKEENKILLTNLNSIDDPNLREFLRQ, encoded by the exons ATGGAT ATTGCACAAGCAAAAACTTTACTTATGCAAGATCCGAACTTTAAAATAGGCTTTAAATTTGATCATGTGTGGGATATGATGaaatattttgagaagtttagcgATGTTGATTTTGGAAGAACAAAAGTAAGAAAGCATGGCTCTACTTATGTATCATCGGAGTCTGAGGCTCGTACTCCATCTTCACCGTTGGTATCGTTTCCTAACTTATCATCATTTTCACTAAAGTTAAATGAGGATGTTGCAG CTTCGAGACAAAAAGAATACAaagaggaaaataaaattttattgacGAACTTGAATTCCATTGACGATCCAAATCTTCGTGAATTTTTGCgacaataa